In Methylacidiphilum infernorum V4, a single window of DNA contains:
- a CDS encoding response regulator, which yields MTENLAETKKRGVLIIDDHAVLREGIAYIIGRDPALKVCGMAENAQKGFELVEKLKPDIVLVDISLPGKSGLELVKDIHAIYPEIPILVLSMHEESLFAERMLRAGARGYLMKSEGGEKLLQAIHRILEGSIFVSDEISSRILEGFTGKKSSPFKTSPLGKLSDRELEVFQLIGKGLSSRQIADQLHLSIKTVEAYRASIKQKLKLQSGTELVHYAISWHQTNISPS from the coding sequence ATGACCGAAAATCTTGCCGAGACCAAAAAAAGAGGTGTTCTTATCATTGATGATCATGCCGTTCTTAGAGAAGGCATAGCTTATATCATTGGGAGGGATCCTGCTTTAAAGGTGTGTGGAATGGCTGAAAATGCCCAGAAAGGATTTGAACTCGTAGAAAAACTCAAACCCGATATCGTCTTGGTTGATATTTCGCTTCCGGGAAAAAGTGGTCTTGAGCTCGTCAAGGATATTCATGCCATCTACCCTGAAATTCCCATCCTTGTTCTATCCATGCACGAAGAATCCCTTTTTGCCGAAAGAATGCTTAGAGCGGGAGCAAGGGGATACCTGATGAAATCTGAAGGGGGAGAAAAACTGCTTCAAGCCATACATCGAATTCTCGAAGGAAGCATATTTGTCAGCGATGAAATCTCTTCGAGGATATTGGAAGGATTTACAGGCAAAAAGAGTTCTCCATTCAAGACCAGCCCTTTGGGCAAATTAAGCGATCGCGAATTGGAGGTTTTTCAGCTTATTGGCAAGGGGCTGAGTTCAAGGCAGATTGCCGACCAACTCCACTTAAGTATCAAGACGGTCGAAGCTTATCGAGCCAGTATTAAGCAGAAACTCAAGCTCCAAAGCGGAACCGAACTCGTTCATTATGCCATTTCTTGGCACCAAACAAACATTTCTCCAAGCTAG
- a CDS encoding DUF763 domain-containing protein, producing MKRNTAYLPLHDGKAPSYLFERMVKLSGVMTGLIVEEYGAEEMLRRLSDPWWFQAFGCVLGFDWHSSGLTTVCCGALKEAQRRYGDIGIYVAGGKGGQSRKTPLEIIEISDRLGIGSGEDLVRTSKLVAKVDSAALQDGFSLYHHCFFFTSSGSWCVIQQGMNEQSSYARRYHWLGETTKDFVCNPHAAIEDLRENQESFLEQSQAPGPCFPSRSSLLNMISPEAESSRQTCSLIAQENPQKTLNLISEIIEGPTLFAPSRHHLSASDFYPVKLKMLRKALIAAYEREPKDFQSLLETPLVGPATIRSLALIAELIFGVPLCRKDPLEDFSKRVGGRSWADYSFAHGGKDGIPFPINRNRYDRNIEILEKALRKAKIGYTEKKEALKRLAYISQGTSPPT from the coding sequence ATGAAAAGGAACACCGCTTATCTTCCCTTGCATGATGGCAAGGCTCCCTCTTACCTTTTTGAACGCATGGTCAAGCTTTCCGGAGTAATGACAGGTCTTATCGTAGAGGAATACGGAGCTGAAGAAATGCTTCGTAGGCTTTCTGATCCTTGGTGGTTCCAGGCTTTTGGATGCGTCCTGGGTTTTGACTGGCATTCTTCAGGACTTACCACAGTCTGTTGCGGAGCGTTAAAAGAAGCTCAAAGAAGGTACGGAGATATCGGCATCTATGTTGCCGGAGGCAAAGGAGGGCAATCGAGGAAAACTCCCCTTGAAATTATCGAGATTTCAGATCGGTTGGGGATTGGTTCTGGAGAAGATCTTGTTCGTACTTCCAAACTTGTAGCAAAAGTCGACTCCGCTGCCCTCCAGGACGGGTTTTCTCTCTACCATCACTGTTTCTTTTTTACCTCCTCCGGATCATGGTGCGTTATCCAGCAAGGAATGAACGAGCAAAGTAGCTATGCACGCAGGTACCATTGGCTAGGTGAAACGACCAAGGATTTTGTCTGCAACCCTCATGCAGCCATAGAAGATCTAAGGGAAAATCAAGAGAGCTTTTTAGAACAATCTCAAGCTCCCGGACCCTGTTTCCCCTCCCGAAGTTCCCTACTCAATATGATTTCTCCAGAAGCTGAAAGTTCCAGGCAAACCTGTAGCCTTATAGCACAAGAAAATCCTCAAAAGACTTTAAATCTCATTTCTGAAATTATAGAAGGCCCCACCCTTTTTGCTCCTTCACGGCACCATCTTTCAGCTTCTGATTTTTATCCCGTAAAACTCAAAATGCTCCGTAAAGCCCTTATCGCCGCCTACGAAAGAGAACCGAAAGATTTTCAATCCCTGCTGGAAACGCCCCTCGTTGGCCCCGCCACTATCCGCAGTCTGGCCCTTATCGCCGAACTTATTTTTGGGGTGCCTTTATGCAGGAAAGATCCCCTCGAAGATTTCTCCAAGCGGGTTGGCGGCCGCAGCTGGGCTGATTATTCTTTTGCCCACGGAGGCAAAGATGGTATTCCTTTTCCCATAAACCGTAACCGTTATGATCGAAACATCGAGATTCTCGAAAAAGCCCTTCGAAAGGCAAAAATAGGGTATACAGAAAAAAAAGAAGCTTTAAAAAGACTCGCTTACATTAGCCAAGGAACTTCTCCACCTACTTAA
- a CDS encoding putative Na+/H+ antiporter, whose protein sequence is MTGVHFSYLATGCFFLAVLHTLLSSFPFHVGKSLINYALQKRNDNNALARWSYFWGVLLRLGGEVEIIFGLWLTVLLVLLAMQSGWDKALEKLELKKEYPEALFVTLLMIISSTQPVLNTFKKLIGLFVQKGKESVGRWWFWILTLGPLCGSFITEASAMTLSALLLGRKFFCLNPKPALAYGTIGLLFFNVSIGGTLTNFAAPPVVLVAHKWQWGSLYLLTHFGIVFVLGMVLSNLAYYYFFKKEFQRLELERETLKAESEEAVVFIPREETPLWIVGLNFAFLMVAVGIREHFVLMLGELVFFLAFVEATKDYQGEVPWLKACLVGFFLASLQIFGNLQSWWLNRFLNSLSYVALYLSSIFLSSLNDNALISSMATVIVPELDEPKKRAIIAGALSGGGLTIIANAPNLAGLSLLRDFFPDGLSSTKLFQMAFLPTVFVSILFLGKELFLK, encoded by the coding sequence ATGACCGGAGTCCATTTTAGCTACCTGGCTACGGGTTGTTTTTTCTTAGCCGTTCTTCATACCCTGCTTTCTTCTTTTCCCTTTCATGTAGGCAAGTCGTTGATCAATTATGCCCTGCAAAAAAGAAATGACAACAATGCCCTTGCCCGGTGGAGTTATTTTTGGGGGGTACTCCTGCGACTTGGGGGAGAAGTAGAAATCATTTTTGGATTGTGGTTAACAGTCCTCTTAGTCCTATTAGCTATGCAGTCAGGTTGGGATAAGGCCTTGGAAAAACTCGAGTTAAAAAAAGAGTATCCAGAGGCTTTGTTCGTCACCCTGCTTATGATTATCTCCTCGACGCAACCCGTTCTGAATACTTTTAAAAAACTGATAGGACTTTTTGTCCAGAAAGGAAAGGAGAGTGTGGGCAGATGGTGGTTTTGGATACTGACCCTGGGGCCCCTTTGTGGATCTTTTATTACGGAAGCCTCAGCCATGACTCTAAGTGCACTTTTGCTCGGCAGAAAGTTTTTTTGTTTGAATCCTAAACCGGCACTTGCTTATGGCACGATTGGGCTTCTTTTTTTCAATGTCTCGATCGGCGGGACATTGACCAATTTTGCGGCTCCACCGGTAGTGCTCGTCGCCCATAAATGGCAATGGGGAAGCTTGTATCTTTTAACCCATTTCGGGATAGTGTTCGTCCTGGGCATGGTCCTTTCCAATCTTGCTTATTATTACTTCTTTAAAAAAGAATTTCAAAGGTTGGAATTGGAGAGGGAAACCCTGAAGGCCGAATCCGAGGAAGCAGTGGTTTTCATCCCTAGAGAAGAAACTCCTTTGTGGATTGTAGGCCTGAATTTTGCTTTCTTAATGGTTGCCGTTGGAATAAGGGAACATTTTGTGCTTATGCTGGGAGAGCTTGTTTTTTTCCTGGCCTTTGTGGAAGCTACGAAAGACTACCAAGGGGAGGTTCCTTGGCTTAAAGCTTGCTTGGTGGGATTCTTTCTTGCCTCGCTGCAAATATTTGGGAACCTTCAATCTTGGTGGTTAAACCGGTTTTTAAACTCTTTAAGTTATGTAGCTCTCTACCTGTCCTCTATCTTTCTCTCATCCTTGAATGACAATGCGCTCATATCCTCTATGGCAACAGTCATTGTTCCCGAGCTGGATGAACCCAAAAAAAGGGCTATCATAGCGGGAGCCCTTTCTGGAGGCGGGTTGACGATCATTGCCAATGCGCCGAACTTGGCGGGATTATCCTTGCTCAGGGATTTTTTCCCTGATGGCTTGTCTTCGACGAAACTTTTTCAGATGGCTTTTCTCCCCACCGTATTTGTCTCCATCCTCTTTTTAGGGAAAGAGTTGTTTCTTAAGTAG
- the bioA gene encoding adenosylmethionine--8-amino-7-oxononanoate transaminase: MTQLINRLDRQYLWHPFTPYDRWFDPSYEPLVLERAEGCYLYDASKKKYWDGNSSIWTTTHGHRHPRLVKAIVNCLEQLDHVSFLGNTHSWAVNLGQTLVSMVSKGNPVNYRVFFSDNGSTAVEAAIKIAWQALQQRNERQRNLILCLKGSYHGDTVGAMSVSSIPFQSRFKDLLFNTLPVAAPSCFHCPWNRSLRERGGDARLTRKCSWECLEELKKNLDKNKHRLAAMIMEPRIQGASGMWMHPEGYIKEAFELVKQSGAFFIVDEVFTGMGRAGDKIAASLKENVFADIICFAKGLSGGTLPIAATLVREEIFESFKGGYTEAFLHGHSYTANPLACAAADENLKIFEEENTFHRIAILSQHLRSYAQVFWNHPLVGDVRVEGAVLAIEILRNKRNLRCDPSFDIGWTVSERAKAYGLITRPIKDVLIVVPPYCSSREDIEGMISALYQALSDILPPKKYFSSLP, encoded by the coding sequence ATGACCCAGCTGATCAACCGGTTAGACAGGCAATACCTTTGGCATCCTTTTACTCCTTATGACAGGTGGTTTGATCCTTCCTATGAACCCCTCGTTTTGGAAAGAGCAGAAGGATGCTACCTGTATGATGCGAGCAAAAAGAAATATTGGGATGGAAATTCTTCAATCTGGACAACTACCCATGGCCATCGTCATCCAAGGCTTGTAAAAGCCATCGTGAACTGCCTAGAACAGCTTGATCATGTTTCCTTTTTGGGCAATACCCATTCTTGGGCGGTTAACCTTGGCCAAACTCTGGTTTCCATGGTCTCTAAAGGCAACCCGGTAAATTATAGGGTTTTTTTTTCGGATAATGGATCTACAGCGGTAGAGGCGGCAATCAAAATAGCCTGGCAAGCTTTGCAACAAAGAAATGAAAGACAACGAAACTTAATTTTATGTCTCAAGGGGAGCTATCATGGGGATACCGTGGGAGCAATGAGTGTATCATCTATTCCTTTTCAAAGCCGTTTTAAAGATTTGCTTTTTAATACCCTGCCCGTTGCTGCTCCTTCCTGTTTCCATTGTCCTTGGAACAGGTCGCTAAGGGAAAGGGGTGGGGATGCCAGGCTGACAAGGAAATGCTCTTGGGAATGCCTTGAAGAGCTTAAAAAAAACCTCGACAAGAATAAACATAGGCTGGCTGCGATGATCATGGAGCCAAGAATCCAGGGAGCATCGGGAATGTGGATGCACCCCGAAGGCTACATTAAAGAAGCTTTTGAGTTGGTGAAACAGTCAGGGGCTTTTTTTATTGTTGATGAGGTATTTACCGGGATGGGAAGGGCAGGGGATAAGATTGCGGCCTCGCTCAAAGAAAATGTTTTTGCTGATATCATCTGCTTTGCCAAAGGGTTGTCGGGAGGAACACTTCCTATCGCGGCGACACTGGTTAGGGAAGAAATATTTGAAAGTTTTAAAGGGGGATACACCGAAGCGTTTCTTCACGGGCATAGTTATACGGCTAACCCCCTGGCCTGTGCAGCAGCAGATGAAAATTTAAAAATTTTTGAAGAAGAAAACACTTTTCATCGGATTGCTATCCTTTCCCAACACCTCCGATCCTATGCCCAAGTTTTTTGGAATCATCCCCTTGTGGGTGACGTCAGGGTAGAAGGAGCGGTATTGGCTATTGAAATTCTAAGAAATAAAAGAAACTTGAGGTGTGATCCTTCTTTTGACATCGGTTGGACGGTTAGCGAAAGGGCAAAAGCTTATGGTCTAATCACCCGGCCGATCAAAGATGTGTTGATCGTTGTTCCTCCTTACTGCTCTTCCAGGGAGGATATTGAAGGGATGATCTCCGCTCTTTATCAAGCCCTAAGCGATATTTTACCGCCAAAAAAGTATTTTTCTTCTTTGCCATAA
- a CDS encoding aminotransferase class I/II-fold pyridoxal phosphate-dependent enzyme, producing the protein MKKKNFDFGKRLQDLREKNLERRLREFKPSVGMRADLEGKEILNFSSNDYLGLSRDLSVIEKAIEATKEYGTSCSASRLISGNNPLFHALERSLARWKGKEKALIFPSGFMAALASIPSLVGTSDLVLMDSLCHASLWEGARLSRATLRVFAHNEIEDLKKLLERYALKYEKILVVTESLFSMDGDMAPLRELVELKERFEAYLLLDDAHGEGLLGEGGGGLATALGLAEKVDVILGTFSKALGSQGGYIAASQEVIEWMINTAKSFIFTTALSPSCMAAAASALDIIRSERGDLLRRKLRENICYFFEGIPTSTFYYSPIIPVKIGSEEKAVRVSADLEKKGIYLPPIRYPTVPKGEARLRISLTALHDFDQIDYLKNALEKYLHC; encoded by the coding sequence GTGAAAAAAAAGAATTTTGACTTTGGAAAAAGACTGCAAGATCTCAGGGAGAAGAACTTGGAGCGCAGGCTGAGGGAATTCAAACCTTCGGTAGGCATGAGGGCTGATTTAGAAGGGAAGGAAATCCTTAATTTTTCATCAAATGATTACCTTGGTCTCTCAAGGGATCTTTCGGTTATCGAAAAGGCTATAGAAGCGACGAAAGAATATGGAACGAGCTGTTCGGCCTCGCGACTCATTTCAGGAAATAATCCTCTTTTTCATGCCCTAGAAAGATCCCTTGCAAGATGGAAAGGCAAGGAAAAAGCTTTGATTTTTCCTTCCGGTTTTATGGCGGCCCTGGCCTCTATACCTTCTCTTGTCGGAACATCGGATCTGGTTTTGATGGACAGCTTATGCCACGCATCCTTATGGGAGGGAGCCCGCCTCAGTCGCGCTACCCTTAGAGTATTTGCTCACAACGAAATAGAGGATCTCAAAAAGCTTTTGGAAAGATATGCCTTGAAGTATGAAAAGATTCTGGTCGTAACCGAATCCCTTTTTTCCATGGATGGGGACATGGCTCCTTTAAGGGAACTGGTTGAGCTTAAAGAACGTTTCGAAGCCTATCTACTGCTCGATGATGCCCATGGCGAGGGTCTTTTAGGCGAAGGAGGAGGTGGATTAGCTACGGCATTGGGTTTAGCGGAAAAGGTTGATGTGATTTTAGGGACGTTTTCAAAAGCCTTAGGTTCCCAAGGGGGTTATATCGCGGCCAGCCAGGAGGTTATAGAATGGATGATCAATACCGCTAAATCCTTCATATTTACGACGGCCCTGAGCCCCTCATGTATGGCTGCGGCTGCTTCTGCCCTGGATATTATTAGATCGGAGAGAGGAGATTTGCTAAGGAGAAAGCTCAGGGAAAATATTTGTTATTTTTTTGAAGGAATTCCAACCTCTACTTTTTATTACTCCCCTATTATCCCTGTAAAAATAGGAAGCGAAGAGAAGGCCGTTAGAGTTTCGGCTGACCTGGAAAAAAAAGGAATTTACCTTCCCCCGATTCGTTATCCGACTGTTCCCAAGGGAGAGGCCAGGTTGAGGATTTCTCTTACCGCTCTCCACGATTTCGATCAAATCGATTATTTAAAAAATGCACTGGAAAAATATTTGCATTGCTAA
- a CDS encoding amidohydrolase family protein produces the protein MLTLKASHVLCKPGLILSPGCVRIQGNKILEVSRSLEAGPKETVLDLGRAIIFPGLINAHCHLEYTLFKGKLSSFRGSFVEWIKGMVQLKRTFSSREYLESFQTGINLALRSATTCLFDILSKPEILLFKFHSPLRIYSFLELIDVGKSGWSVEKLAGSLLFFQDPFPFKAIGISPHSPYTASLELYTLSKAWCRKEKGFLMTHVAESLDEYRMFKEKKGALFEFISSLNPSYRDFTPSSPLRFLAERELLGPNSLLVHLNYLDRADYDLLEKNPWTVVYCPKSHAFFGHDPFALPALLEKNVNIVLGTDSLASNDSLDMRKEIQVAHHSYPSIPLLDWWKMVTVNPAKAIGMAGKLGVISPGAYADLAVYPFDQPSSDPLEFLLFGDSSPFMIIVDGRIVHCLETL, from the coding sequence ATGCTTACCCTTAAGGCTTCTCATGTTCTCTGCAAGCCGGGTTTAATCTTGAGTCCGGGTTGTGTGCGGATCCAGGGAAACAAAATCCTTGAGGTTTCTAGATCCCTGGAGGCCGGGCCCAAGGAGACAGTCTTGGACTTGGGGAGGGCAATTATCTTTCCGGGACTGATCAATGCCCATTGTCATCTGGAATATACCCTTTTTAAAGGCAAGCTTTCTTCATTTCGAGGCTCGTTTGTAGAATGGATAAAGGGTATGGTCCAGCTAAAAAGGACTTTTTCTTCAAGGGAGTACTTGGAATCTTTTCAAACGGGCATAAACTTAGCCTTACGTTCTGCAACAACCTGCTTATTTGATATTCTCTCCAAGCCGGAGATTCTCTTGTTTAAATTCCATTCTCCCCTGAGGATCTATAGTTTCCTTGAGCTTATCGATGTGGGCAAGTCCGGGTGGAGCGTTGAAAAGCTGGCCGGTTCCCTCCTTTTTTTCCAAGATCCTTTTCCATTCAAAGCCATTGGTATTTCCCCTCACTCCCCTTATACAGCAAGCCTTGAGTTGTATACTCTCTCCAAGGCTTGGTGTAGAAAAGAAAAAGGTTTTTTGATGACCCATGTTGCAGAATCACTGGATGAATACCGCATGTTCAAAGAGAAAAAAGGAGCTCTTTTTGAATTTATCTCCAGTTTGAATCCCTCTTACAGGGATTTTACGCCGTCTTCTCCCCTGCGCTTCCTTGCCGAAAGAGAACTCTTAGGTCCAAATTCATTGCTTGTCCATTTGAATTACCTTGACCGAGCCGATTACGATCTTCTCGAAAAAAATCCATGGACTGTGGTCTATTGCCCGAAATCTCATGCCTTTTTCGGGCATGATCCCTTTGCCTTGCCTGCTCTTTTGGAAAAAAACGTCAACATTGTTTTGGGCACCGACAGCCTTGCCTCCAATGACAGCCTTGACATGAGAAAGGAAATCCAAGTTGCCCACCATTCTTATCCGTCTATTCCTCTCCTCGATTGGTGGAAGATGGTGACGGTGAATCCGGCCAAAGCGATAGGGATGGCTGGTAAGCTTGGAGTAATTAGCCCTGGAGCCTATGCGGACTTGGCCGTCTATCCTTTTGATCAACCTTCATCGGATCCTTTGGAATTTCTTCTCTTTGGGGACTCTTCTCCCTTTATGATCATCGTTGACGGCCGCATCGTGCATTGTCTTGAAACCCTCTAA
- a CDS encoding phosphatase PAP2 family protein — translation MQPDLVLFYSLNGLHTPFLDWFMPFISDLGNFSLPLWIFGFLFFYLGKFRERLFVILTLLSVIGGDRLITDTIKEVVHRPRPFQVLRNVRVVEKPDRIYYSNPPPSKEPPRGRSFPSGHAANNTAAAVMLTAIYGRGALWIWFWVLLVSYSRIYMGVHYPSDVLAGWLIALVYSYAFLYFVHWLWEKHGARLFPSLYNRYPSLPLHLPRIKKDRACPRETYFY, via the coding sequence ATGCAACCGGATCTCGTTCTTTTTTATTCTCTCAATGGACTCCATACTCCTTTTTTAGACTGGTTCATGCCTTTCATATCCGACCTAGGAAATTTTAGCTTGCCTTTATGGATATTTGGCTTCTTGTTTTTTTACCTTGGAAAGTTTAGAGAACGACTTTTTGTCATATTGACGCTTCTTTCCGTCATCGGAGGAGATCGGTTAATTACCGATACGATCAAAGAGGTGGTGCATAGGCCAAGGCCGTTTCAAGTCCTTCGCAATGTAAGAGTTGTAGAGAAACCGGACAGAATCTACTATTCGAATCCACCGCCGTCAAAGGAGCCTCCAAGAGGAAGATCATTTCCTTCGGGACATGCGGCCAATAACACGGCTGCGGCGGTTATGCTCACGGCCATCTATGGAAGGGGTGCTCTTTGGATCTGGTTTTGGGTGTTGCTAGTGAGTTACTCAAGAATTTACATGGGAGTGCATTACCCTTCGGATGTTTTAGCGGGCTGGCTGATAGCCTTGGTTTATTCTTATGCTTTCCTTTACTTTGTTCATTGGTTGTGGGAAAAACACGGAGCTAGGCTTTTTCCATCTCTCTATAACCGGTATCCTTCCTTGCCCTTGCACCTGCCCCGGATAAAAAAGGACAGAGCTTGCCCAAGAGAAACTTATTTCTATTAA